A single window of Pungitius pungitius chromosome 20, fPunPun2.1, whole genome shotgun sequence DNA harbors:
- the myt1la gene encoding myelin transcription factor 1-like, a isoform X5, with protein MEVNAARKRHRTRSKGVRAAVEAATQELFSCPTPGCDGSGHVSGKYARHRSVYGCPLAKKRKALEKQPLEPAAKRRPFLPPCNGGEEEQPGAYARYHGRAPEAGPEGKEQGEVVEEDEEEEEAEREGDEDGEDEFSEDNEEQEGEEEEEDEEEEVDVGRAGVTVGGERAEEEEEEEEEEEEEEGMYEEEEEVEDGDDEEDEGEEDEEEEEEEPRRQHAENHFKPAGQSKLLLIQKDDNNNHHNHHSCTAGAGNGTGEDYENYDELVAKSLLNLGKIAEDAAYQALTESEMNSNSSNSGGEDEDDEEYGGGRKGELSVDLDSDVVRETVDSLKLLAQGHGAMLPEDGYPDGAMLGDAGHHANGRPGARAPADESEEEVCLSSLECLRNQCFDLARKLSETQACDRPGLHALHHQLQIPADHQVVHHLNRYDSCQQSAQEEHRSLERSYSDMVNLMKLEEQLSPGSRGYPTSCSQEGDEDTTSVASDRSDETFDMAKGNLSLLEKAIALESERAKVMRERVASEHSLPRREHHHHHHHHHHRGHGEHSSRLSCAGEERKSRMHHDGLKRAYYPKDSSRGDKKESKCPTPGCDGTGHVTGLYPHHRSLSGCPHKDRVPPEILAMYENVLKCPTPGCSGRGHVNSNRNSHRSLSGCPIAAADKMAKVHEKSIPTESGSKTNQTSDRVLRPMCFVKQLEIPQYGYKNNVPTSTPRSNLAKELEKYSKTSYDYGGYDGQHAAAYGKRGLASKLPPGRDPSPRGYDAKRYCKTSSPASSTTSSYAPSSSSSLSCGGGGAGGGGGGGGGSSASSTCSKSSFDYTHDMEAAHMAATAILNLSTRCRELPHALGGKPQDLLTQISAVHLSPVGDLDDGGPLDVGGQPGGPEGSGTVLTPLQPMSPQRQALLSSRCYQLSEADCWDLPVDYTKIKRLGGEEEHKEADQLDPFQELLEEQRYPTEAPTPSPKHHKYPACKEGKKELLTLSSCQLADKNIRGMMATNSQDLRCPTPGCDGSGHITGNYASHRSLSGCPRAKKSGIKILHSKEDKDDQEPIKCPVPGCDGQGHVTGKYASHRSASGCPLAAKRQKDNYVNGSQFVWKSGKTDGMSCPTPGCDGSGHVSGSFLTHRSLSGCPRATSAMKKARMSGVEMLTIKQRASKGIENDEEIKQLDEEIKDLNESNTQVESDMIKLRTQITTMETNLKSIEEENKVIEQQNDSLLHELANLSQSLINSLANIQLPHMKPAAQKEAPVKHSCCVQMPHREPMNEQNFDTYVSTLTDMYTHQDQYQSPENKALLENIKQAVQGIQV; from the exons CTCCCGCCCTGcaacgggggggaggaggagcagcccgGCGCCTACGCCCGATACCACGGCCGAGCCCCGGAGGCCGGGCCGGAAGGGAAGGAGCAGGGCGAGGtagtggaggaggacgaggaggaagaggaggcggagagggAAGGCGATGAAGACGGGGAGGACGAGTTCTCGGAGGAcaacgaggagcaggagggggaggaagaggaggaggatgaagaggaggaggtagatGTGGGGAGAGCGGGTGTGACAGTGGGAGGAGAGcgggcggaggaagaggaggaagaggaggaggaggaggaagaggaggaggggatgtacgaggaggaagaagaagtggaggatggtgatgatgaggaggatgaaggcgaggaagacgaggaggaggaagaggaggagccacGTCGTCAGCATG CAGAGAACCACTTCAAACCCGCCGGACAATCAAAGCTGCTCCTCATCCAGaaggacgacaacaacaaccaccacaaccaccacaGCTGCACCGCCGGCGCCGGCAACGGCACCGGGGAGGACTACGAGAACTACGACGAGCTGGTCGCCAAGTCGCTGCTCAACCTGGGCAAGATCGCGGAGGACGCCGCCTACCAGGCGCTGACCGAGTCCGAGATGAACAGCAACTCGTCCAACAGCGgcggggaggacgaggacgacgaggagtaCGGCGGCGGCCGCAAGGGCGAGCTGAGCGTGGACCTGGACAGCGACGTGGTCCGGGAGACGGTGGACTCCCTGAAGCTGCTGGCGCAGGGACACGGCGCCATGCTGCCCGAGGACGGCTACCCGGACGGCGCCATGCTGGGCGACGCCGGCCACCACGCCAACGGGAGGCCCGGCGCGAGGGCCCCGGCGGacgagagcgaggaggaggtgtgCCTCAGCAGCCTGGAGTGTCTGCGGAACCAGTGCTTCGATCTGGCCCGCAAGCTGAGCGAGACGCAGGCGTGCGACCGCCCGGGCCTCCACGCGCTGCACCACCAGCTCCAGATCCCAGCCGACCACCAGGTGGTGCACCACCTCAACAG GTACGACAGCTGCCAGCAGAGCGCCCAGGAGGAGCACCGGTCCCTGGAGCGCAGCTACTCCGACATGGTGAACCTGatgaagctggaggagcagctgagcccGGGCTCCAGAGGTTACCCCACCAGCTGCAGCCAGGAGGGCGACGAGGACACCACGTCGGTGGCCTCCGACCGCTCGGACGAGACCTTCGACATGGCCAAGGGGAACCTGTCGCTGCTGGAGAAGGCCATCGCCCTGGAGTCGGAGAGGGCGAAGGTCATGAGGGAGCGCGTCGCCTCGGAGCACTCGCTGCCCCGCCGggagcaccaccaccaccaccaccaccaccaccaccgaggCCACGGCGAGCACAGCTCCCGCCTGAGCTGCGCCGGCGAGGAGCGCAAGTCCAGGATGCACCACGACGGGCTGAAGAGGGCGTACTACCCGAAAG aCTCTTCCCGGGGGGACAAGAAGGAGAGCAAGTGTCCGACGCCGGGCTGCGACGGCACCGGCCACGTGACGGGTCTCTACCCGCACCACCGCAGCCTGTCCGGCTGTCCCCACAAAGACCGCGTCCCTCCCGAGA TCCTTGCCATGTATGAGAATGTTTTAAAGTGCCCCACACCCGGCTGCTCTGGACGGGGTCATGTCAATAGCAACCGGAACTCGCACCGCAG tcTGTCCGGCTGTCCCATCGCTGCAGCAGACAAGATGGCGAAGGTCCACGAGAAAAGCATCCCGACTGAGAGCGGCAGTAAGACCAATCAGACGTCAGACCGCGTGCTCAG gccGATGTGCTTCGTGAAGCAGCTGGAGATCCCTCAGTACGGCTACAAGAACAACGTCCCCACCAGCACCCCGCGCTCCAACCTGGCCAAAGAGCTGGAGAAGTACTCCAAGACCAGCTACGACTACGGCGGCTACGACGGGCAGCACGCCGCCGCCTACGGGAAGCGCGGCCTCGCCTCCAAGCTGCCCCCCGGCCGGGACCCCTCCCCCAGGGGCTACGACG CTAAGCGCTACTGTAAGACGTCGAGCCCggccagcagcaccaccagcagctacgcccccagcagcagcagcagcctgagctgtggaggaggcggcgctggaggaggaggaggaggaggaggaggaagcagcgcCAGCAGCACCTGCAGTAAGAGCAGCTTCGACTACACCCACGACATGGAGGCGGCCCACATGGCGGCCACGGCCATCCTCAACCTGTCGACCAGGTGCAGGGAGCTCCCCCACGCGCTGGGGGGGAAACCCCAAGACCTGCTGACTcag ATCTCAGCAGTCCACTTG agcccCGTGGGCGACCTGGATGACGGGGGCCCGCTGGACGTGGGGGGCCAGCCCGGCGGGCCGGAGGGCAGCGGGACGGTGCTGACCCCCCTGCAGCCCATGTCCCCCCAGCGCCAGGCCCTGCTGAGCAGCCGCTGCTACCAGCTGAGCGAGGCCGACTGCTGGGACCTGCCGGTGGACTACACCAAGATCAAACGCCTggggggcgaggaggagcaCAAGGAG GCCGACCAGCTGGACCCCttccaggagctgctggaggagcagcgCTACCCAACCGAGGCCCCCACGCCCAGCCCCAAGCACCACAAGTACCCGGCCTGCAAGGAGGGCAAGAAGGAGCTCCTCAC GCTGTCCAGCTGCCAGCTGGCCGACAAGAACATCCGCGGGATGATGGCGACCAACTCTCAGGACCTCAG GTGTCCGACCCCCGGCTGCGATGGATCTGGACACATCACGGGAAACTACGCCTCCCACAGGAG TCTCTCCGGCTGTCCCCGAGCCAAGAAGAGCGGCATCAAGATCCTCCACAGCAAAGAGGACAAGGACGACCAGGAGCCAATCAA GTGTCCGGTGCCGGGCTGTGACGGACAGGGTCACGTGACGGGGAAGTACGCCTCCCACCGCAGCGCGTCGGGCTGCCCCCTGGCGGCGAAGCGCCAGAAGGACAACTACGTCAACGGCTCGCAGTTCGTGTGGAAGTCGGGGAAGACGGACGGCATGAGCTGCCCGACGCCCGGCTGCGACGGCTCGGGACACGTCAGCGGCAGCTTCCTGACCCACCGGAG CCTCTCCGGGTGTCCCCGGGCCACCTCGGCCATGAAGAAGGCCAGGATGAGCGGCGTGGAAATGCTGACGATCAAGCAGAGGGCGAGCAAAG GCATCGAAAACGATGAAGAGATCAAACAGCTGGACgaagaaatcaaagatctgAACGAGTCCAACACTCAAGTGGAGTCCGACATGATCAAACTGAGGACACAA ATCACCACCATGGAGACCAACCTGAAGTCCATCGAGGAGGAGAACAAGGTGATCGAGCAGCAGAACGACTCGCTGCTGCACGAGCTGGCGAACCTCAGCCAGTCGCTCATCAACAGCTTGGCCAACATCCAGCTTCCACACATG AAACCTGCAGCACAGAAAGAGGCCCCAGTAAAGCATAGCTGCTGTGTACAGATGCCTCACAGA GAGCCGATGAACGAGCAGAACTTTGACACGTATGTGAGTACACTGACTGACATGTACACCCACCAGGACCAGTACCAGAGCCCGGAGAACAAGGCGCTGCTGGAGAACATCAAACAGGCCGTTCAGGGGATCCAGGTTTAG
- the myt1la gene encoding myelin transcription factor 1-like, a isoform X2 → MEVNAARKRHRTRSKGVRAAVEAATQELFSCPTPGCDGSGHVSGKYARHRSVYGCPLAKKRKALEKQPLEPAAKRRPFLPPCNGGEEEQPGAYARYHGRAPEAGPEGKEQGEVVEEDEEEEEAEREGDEDGEDEFSEDNEEQEGEEEEEDEEEEVDVGRAGVTVGGERAEEEEEEEEEEEEEEGMYEEEEEVEDGDDEEDEGEEDEEEEEEEPRRQHAENHFKPAGQSKLLLIQKDDNNNHHNHHSCTAGAGNGTGEDYENYDELVAKSLLNLGKIAEDAAYQALTESEMNSNSSNSGGEDEDDEEYGGGRKGELSVDLDSDVVRETVDSLKLLAQGHGAMLPEDGYPDGAMLGDAGHHANGRPGARAPADESEEEVCLSSLECLRNQCFDLARKLSETQACDRPGLHALHHQLQIPADHQVVHHLNRYDSCQQSAQEEHRSLERSYSDMVNLMKLEEQLSPGSRGYPTSCSQEGDEDTTSVASDRSDETFDMAKGNLSLLEKAIALESERAKVMRERVASEHSLPRREHHHHHHHHHHRGHGEHSSRLSCAGEERKSRMHHDGLKRAYYPKDSSRGDKKESKCPTPGCDGTGHVTGLYPHHRSLSGCPHKDRVPPEILAMYENVLKCPTPGCSGRGHVNSNRNSHRSLSGCPIAAADKMAKVHEKSIPTESGSKTNQTSDRVLRPMCFVKQLEIPQYGYKNNVPTSTPRSNLAKELEKYSKTSYDYGGYDGQHAAAYGKRGLASKLPPGRDPSPRGYDAKRYCKTSSPASSTTSSYAPSSSSSLSCGGGGAGGGGGGGGGSSASSTCSKSSFDYTHDMEAAHMAATAILNLSTRCRELPHALGGKPQDLLTQISAVHLSPVGDLDDGGPLDVGGQPGGPEGSGTVLTPLQPMSPQRQALLSSRCYQLSEADCWDLPVDYTKIKRLGGEEEHKESAYFSSLHQADQLDPFQELLEEQRYPTEAPTPSPKHHKYPACKEGKKELLTLSSCQLADKNIRGMMATNSQDLRCPTPGCDGSGHITGNYASHRSLSGCPRAKKSGIKILHSKEDKDDQEPIKCPVPGCDGQGHVTGKYASHRSASGCPLAAKRQKDNYVNGSQFVWKSGKTDGMSCPTPGCDGSGHVSGSFLTHRSLSGCPRATSAMKKARMSGVEMLTIKQRASKGIENDEEIKQLDEEIKDLNESNTQVESDMIKLRTQITTMETNLKSIEEENKVIEQQNDSLLHELANLSQSLINSLANIQLPHMKPAAQKEAPVKHSCCVQMPHREPMNEQNFDTYVSTLTDMYTHQDQYQSPENKALLENIKQAVQGIQV, encoded by the exons CTCCCGCCCTGcaacgggggggaggaggagcagcccgGCGCCTACGCCCGATACCACGGCCGAGCCCCGGAGGCCGGGCCGGAAGGGAAGGAGCAGGGCGAGGtagtggaggaggacgaggaggaagaggaggcggagagggAAGGCGATGAAGACGGGGAGGACGAGTTCTCGGAGGAcaacgaggagcaggagggggaggaagaggaggaggatgaagaggaggaggtagatGTGGGGAGAGCGGGTGTGACAGTGGGAGGAGAGcgggcggaggaagaggaggaagaggaggaggaggaggaagaggaggaggggatgtacgaggaggaagaagaagtggaggatggtgatgatgaggaggatgaaggcgaggaagacgaggaggaggaagaggaggagccacGTCGTCAGCATG CAGAGAACCACTTCAAACCCGCCGGACAATCAAAGCTGCTCCTCATCCAGaaggacgacaacaacaaccaccacaaccaccacaGCTGCACCGCCGGCGCCGGCAACGGCACCGGGGAGGACTACGAGAACTACGACGAGCTGGTCGCCAAGTCGCTGCTCAACCTGGGCAAGATCGCGGAGGACGCCGCCTACCAGGCGCTGACCGAGTCCGAGATGAACAGCAACTCGTCCAACAGCGgcggggaggacgaggacgacgaggagtaCGGCGGCGGCCGCAAGGGCGAGCTGAGCGTGGACCTGGACAGCGACGTGGTCCGGGAGACGGTGGACTCCCTGAAGCTGCTGGCGCAGGGACACGGCGCCATGCTGCCCGAGGACGGCTACCCGGACGGCGCCATGCTGGGCGACGCCGGCCACCACGCCAACGGGAGGCCCGGCGCGAGGGCCCCGGCGGacgagagcgaggaggaggtgtgCCTCAGCAGCCTGGAGTGTCTGCGGAACCAGTGCTTCGATCTGGCCCGCAAGCTGAGCGAGACGCAGGCGTGCGACCGCCCGGGCCTCCACGCGCTGCACCACCAGCTCCAGATCCCAGCCGACCACCAGGTGGTGCACCACCTCAACAG GTACGACAGCTGCCAGCAGAGCGCCCAGGAGGAGCACCGGTCCCTGGAGCGCAGCTACTCCGACATGGTGAACCTGatgaagctggaggagcagctgagcccGGGCTCCAGAGGTTACCCCACCAGCTGCAGCCAGGAGGGCGACGAGGACACCACGTCGGTGGCCTCCGACCGCTCGGACGAGACCTTCGACATGGCCAAGGGGAACCTGTCGCTGCTGGAGAAGGCCATCGCCCTGGAGTCGGAGAGGGCGAAGGTCATGAGGGAGCGCGTCGCCTCGGAGCACTCGCTGCCCCGCCGggagcaccaccaccaccaccaccaccaccaccaccgaggCCACGGCGAGCACAGCTCCCGCCTGAGCTGCGCCGGCGAGGAGCGCAAGTCCAGGATGCACCACGACGGGCTGAAGAGGGCGTACTACCCGAAAG aCTCTTCCCGGGGGGACAAGAAGGAGAGCAAGTGTCCGACGCCGGGCTGCGACGGCACCGGCCACGTGACGGGTCTCTACCCGCACCACCGCAGCCTGTCCGGCTGTCCCCACAAAGACCGCGTCCCTCCCGAGA TCCTTGCCATGTATGAGAATGTTTTAAAGTGCCCCACACCCGGCTGCTCTGGACGGGGTCATGTCAATAGCAACCGGAACTCGCACCGCAG tcTGTCCGGCTGTCCCATCGCTGCAGCAGACAAGATGGCGAAGGTCCACGAGAAAAGCATCCCGACTGAGAGCGGCAGTAAGACCAATCAGACGTCAGACCGCGTGCTCAG gccGATGTGCTTCGTGAAGCAGCTGGAGATCCCTCAGTACGGCTACAAGAACAACGTCCCCACCAGCACCCCGCGCTCCAACCTGGCCAAAGAGCTGGAGAAGTACTCCAAGACCAGCTACGACTACGGCGGCTACGACGGGCAGCACGCCGCCGCCTACGGGAAGCGCGGCCTCGCCTCCAAGCTGCCCCCCGGCCGGGACCCCTCCCCCAGGGGCTACGACG CTAAGCGCTACTGTAAGACGTCGAGCCCggccagcagcaccaccagcagctacgcccccagcagcagcagcagcctgagctgtggaggaggcggcgctggaggaggaggaggaggaggaggaggaagcagcgcCAGCAGCACCTGCAGTAAGAGCAGCTTCGACTACACCCACGACATGGAGGCGGCCCACATGGCGGCCACGGCCATCCTCAACCTGTCGACCAGGTGCAGGGAGCTCCCCCACGCGCTGGGGGGGAAACCCCAAGACCTGCTGACTcag ATCTCAGCAGTCCACTTG agcccCGTGGGCGACCTGGATGACGGGGGCCCGCTGGACGTGGGGGGCCAGCCCGGCGGGCCGGAGGGCAGCGGGACGGTGCTGACCCCCCTGCAGCCCATGTCCCCCCAGCGCCAGGCCCTGCTGAGCAGCCGCTGCTACCAGCTGAGCGAGGCCGACTGCTGGGACCTGCCGGTGGACTACACCAAGATCAAACGCCTggggggcgaggaggagcaCAAGGAG TCTGCGTACTTCTCGTCCCTGCACCAGGCCGACCAGCTGGACCCCttccaggagctgctggaggagcagcgCTACCCAACCGAGGCCCCCACGCCCAGCCCCAAGCACCACAAGTACCCGGCCTGCAAGGAGGGCAAGAAGGAGCTCCTCAC GCTGTCCAGCTGCCAGCTGGCCGACAAGAACATCCGCGGGATGATGGCGACCAACTCTCAGGACCTCAG GTGTCCGACCCCCGGCTGCGATGGATCTGGACACATCACGGGAAACTACGCCTCCCACAGGAG TCTCTCCGGCTGTCCCCGAGCCAAGAAGAGCGGCATCAAGATCCTCCACAGCAAAGAGGACAAGGACGACCAGGAGCCAATCAA GTGTCCGGTGCCGGGCTGTGACGGACAGGGTCACGTGACGGGGAAGTACGCCTCCCACCGCAGCGCGTCGGGCTGCCCCCTGGCGGCGAAGCGCCAGAAGGACAACTACGTCAACGGCTCGCAGTTCGTGTGGAAGTCGGGGAAGACGGACGGCATGAGCTGCCCGACGCCCGGCTGCGACGGCTCGGGACACGTCAGCGGCAGCTTCCTGACCCACCGGAG CCTCTCCGGGTGTCCCCGGGCCACCTCGGCCATGAAGAAGGCCAGGATGAGCGGCGTGGAAATGCTGACGATCAAGCAGAGGGCGAGCAAAG GCATCGAAAACGATGAAGAGATCAAACAGCTGGACgaagaaatcaaagatctgAACGAGTCCAACACTCAAGTGGAGTCCGACATGATCAAACTGAGGACACAA ATCACCACCATGGAGACCAACCTGAAGTCCATCGAGGAGGAGAACAAGGTGATCGAGCAGCAGAACGACTCGCTGCTGCACGAGCTGGCGAACCTCAGCCAGTCGCTCATCAACAGCTTGGCCAACATCCAGCTTCCACACATG AAACCTGCAGCACAGAAAGAGGCCCCAGTAAAGCATAGCTGCTGTGTACAGATGCCTCACAGA GAGCCGATGAACGAGCAGAACTTTGACACGTATGTGAGTACACTGACTGACATGTACACCCACCAGGACCAGTACCAGAGCCCGGAGAACAAGGCGCTGCTGGAGAACATCAAACAGGCCGTTCAGGGGATCCAGGTTTAG